The proteins below come from a single Juglans regia cultivar Chandler chromosome 12, Walnut 2.0, whole genome shotgun sequence genomic window:
- the LOC109022050 gene encoding transcription factor MYC2-like, with the protein MEDLNITPFPVSLPQETPSLTLQQRLQFILQSQPDRWAYAILWQTTQNDNGHLLLAWGDGHFQGAHTKDTDPKFSNTSTYPPVISMLHPEIRKSMRGSTIQPMVGENRQVSDDNHLNADLTDVECFYDMSLTRSFSVGDSMPGKAFAFDSLVWLSGGHELKFYNCERAKEAQMHGIETFICIPTSTGVLEMGSPIIIRENRGLVQQAKSLFGRDLTGLVPRQPSPNLVPIQFLDRNISFADIGITNSIQEEDKYSDQLEKKGVIEAKKADCINGGQSSYLYSEHVSDSDRPVIFVNMIEKKTPKKKGRKPKLGRDTPLNHVEAERQRRENMNHWFDELRAVVPIVSRMDKASLLLDAVSYINELKTKIDELELEFQSKPKEAGKLEHVDTIDNQSSTTTTTSVNHIPRSNSSEFGLKVEVKIIGHDAMIRVHSENCNYPTAQLMVALRDLEFQVLHASIACVEELMLQDVVVRVPDGLNTEESLKVALLEKLKQ; encoded by the coding sequence ATGGAGGACCTGAACATAACCCCATTTCCAGTTTCTTTGCCCCAAGAGACCCCATCATTAACCCTTCAACAAAGGCTCCAATTCATACTCCAAAGCCAACCAGACAGGTGGGCATACGCCATTTTGTGGCAAACCACACAAAACGATAATGGCCACCTCCTCTTGGCTTGGGGAGACGGTCATTTCCAAGGCGCCCATACCAAAGACACAGACCCTAAATTCTCAAACACCAGCACCTATCCCCCAGTCATTTCGATGCTACACCCCGAAATAAGAAAGTCCATGAGGGGTAGTACTATCCAGCCCATGGTTGGTGAAAACCGCCAAGTTAGTGATGACAACCACTTAAACGCCGACCTCACAGATGTCGAATGCTTCTACGACATGTCTTTAACTCGTTCATTCTCTGTCGGGGATAGTATGCCCGGCAAGGCTTTCGCTTTTGATTCTCTAGTGTGGTTGTCCGGTGGCCACGAGCTCAAGTTCTACAACTGTGAGAGAGCTAAAGAAGCTCAAATGCATGGGATTGAGACCTTTATTTGTATCCCAACCTCAACTGGAGTTCTCGAAATGGGTTCTCCGATCATTATCAGAGAGAACCGTGGCTTAGTCCAGCAAGCCAAGTCTCTATTTGGGAGGGATCTCACTGGCTTGGTACCTAGGCAACCAAGCCCAAATTTAGTTCCAATTCAGTTTCTTGACCGAAACATTTCTTTTGCAGATATTGGCATAACTAACAGCATTCAAGAAGAGGACAAGTACTCAGATCAACTAGAAAAGAAAGGAGTGATAGAAGCAAAGAAAGCAGACTGCATCAATGGTGGGCAATCTTCATACCTTTACTCGGAGCATGTCTCTGATTCTGATCGTCCAGTAATCTTCGTGAACATGATAGAGAAGAAAACCCCCAAGAAAAAAGGGAGGAAACCTAAACTCGGCCGCGACACGCCGTTGAACCACGTCGAGGCAGAGCGGCAGCGGCGAGAGAACATGAACCACTGGTTCGACGAACTGCGAGCAGTGGTACCCATCGTGTCTAGGATGGATAAGGCATCTCTGCTGTTAGACGCTGTGTCGTACATCAATGAGCTCAAGACCAAGATCGACGAGTTGGAATTGGAGTTTCAAAGCAAGCCTAAGGAGGCCGGGAAGTTAGAACACGTTGATACCATCGACAACCAAAgcagcaccaccaccaccacctctgtCAACCATATCCCTAGGTCTAACTCAAGCGAATTCGGGCTCAAGGTTGAAGTCAAGATTATAGGACACGATGCCATGATTAGGGTTCACTCGGAGAATTGTAATTACCCGACAGCACAATTAATGGTTGCTCTCCGTGACCTAGAGTTCCAAGTCCTCCATGCGAGTATCGCGTGTGTGGAGGAGCTCATGCTTCAAGATGTGGTGGTTAGGGTTCCCGATGGATTGAATACTGAAGAAAGTCTCAAGGTTGCTCTTCTAGAAAAACTAAAGCAATAA